One Brassica napus cultivar Da-Ae chromosome A1, Da-Ae, whole genome shotgun sequence genomic region harbors:
- the LOC106442029 gene encoding serine/threonine-protein kinase CTR1 translates to MPHRTTYFFPRQFPDRGFDPFSHKTDHDKKSSPSVESFGFESKKPNGGAGDPNKEKEKEEVVFPSSNSAVSDLLNGLSDDRISEKKQQQQHLAAFYEWLAEKKAKLSRSSTTTGHVRPTGHVRPTRISISSEGDEEREHLLPSSSASDSPDSIVAAAASSSSARTVNINERNIDRSFDREVSLPRMSSESSFAGSFFSGTTVDGNFSSFSSPTEARETSTTTRVSVAKEEEREAEVRDESKEQTLAQKSKEGYYLQVTLARRLSSQANLGGDSVQIQSTETISYRFWVSGCLSYSDKIADGFYSILGMDPYLWLMCNDSEEGKKLPSLLLLKETEPSDTSMEVVLIDRREDSRLKEMEDKAHELYCASENMLVLVEQLGRLVAVYMGGNFQMEQGDLQKRWKLVSNRLKEFRKCIILPIGSLTMGLCRHRAILFKKLADYIGLPCRIARGCRYCKENHQSCCLVKIDDEKKLSREYVVDLIGKPGNVHDPDSTINGGTHSQIPSPLRMSHLTEVSRPFVRSTSPCHTESKPSCALSESIQGHVHKDTELPNIAETKCCAHVEQVCFTKASSTVSTESIVRPALPLDIPKLSEDKTASQETCKEENSLLEDPVENNVIKQGNGELPVEQEIAEAETRKDKKVRLPVDAISPFLSIEPSLASDWLEISWDELHIKERVGAGSFGTVHRAEWHGSDVAVKILSIQDFHDDQFREFLREVAIMKRVRHPNVVLFMGAVTDRTRLSIVTEYLPRGSLFRLIHRPASGELLDHRRRLRMALDVAKGLNYLHCLNPPVVHWDLKSPNLLVDKNWTVKVCDFGLSRFKANTFIPSKSVAGTPEWMAPEFLRGEPTNEKSDVYSFGVVLWELITLQQPWNGLSPAQVVGAVAFQNRRLIIPPNTSPVLVSLMEACWADEPAQRPAFGGIVDTLKKLLKSPVQLIQMGGDKGVRDALISS, encoded by the exons ATGCCTCACCGCACGACTTACTTCTTCCCCCGGCAGTTTCCGGATCGCGGGTTCGATCCGTTTTCTCACAAGACTGATCACGACAAGAAGTCTTCACCGTCTGTGGAGAGTTTTGGTTTCGAAAGTAAGAAACCTAATGGAGGCGCCGGAGATCCGaacaaggagaaggagaaggaggaggTTGTGTTCCCTTCTTCTAACTCTGCAGTTTCGGATCTCTTGAACGGTCTCTCTGATGATCGTATCTCGGAGaagaagcagcagcagcagcatctCGCGGCTTTCTACGAGTGGCTTGCGGAGAAGAAGGCCAAACTCTCTCGCTCCTCTACCACCACAGGACACGTGAGGCCCACGGGACACGTGAGGCCCACGCGTATCTCTATATCCAGCGAAGGCGATGAGGAGAGAGAGCATCTGCTTCCTTCTTCGTCGGCTTCTGATTCGCCGGATTCCATCGTCGCGGCGGCTGCGTCGTCTTCTTCTGCAAGAACGGTGAACATTAACGAACGGAACATTGACCGGAGCTTCGATAGGGAGGTTTCTCTTCCAAGAATGTCTAGTGAGAGCAGCTTCGCCGGGAGTTTCTTCTCCGGGACGACGGTGGACGGGAACTTCTCAAGCTTCTCAAGTCCGACAGAAGCGAGAGAGACCTCGACCACTACACGTGTCTCCGTGGCAAAGGAGGAGGAGCGAGAAGCTGAGGTTAGGGACGAGAGCAAAGAGCAAACCCTAGCGCAGAAGTCAAAGGAAGGCTATTACTTGCAGGTCACGCTTGCTAGGAGGCTAAGTTCTCAAGCTAATCTTGGTGGTGACTCTGTTCAGATACAGAGCACAGAGACTATCTCTTACCGTTTCTGG gtaAGTGGTTGTTTATCATACAGTGACAAGATAGCAGATGGGTTTTACAGCATACTAGGGATGGATCCATATCTTTGGTTGATGTGTAACGATTctgaagaaggaaaaaaattacCATCTCTTCTGCTACTTAAGGAGACAGAGCCTAGCGATACATCAATGGAAGTTGTTTTAATAGACAGACGTGAAGACTCTCGTCTTAAAGAAATGGAAGACAAGGCACATGAGCTCTACTGTGCTTCTGAAAACATGTTAGTACTCGTGGAGCAGCTTGGAAGACTCGTTGCTGTTTACATGGG AGGGAACTTTCAGATGGAGCAAGGTGATCTCCAGAAGAGATGGAAACTGGTTAGCAATAGACTGAAGGAGTTTCGGAAATGTATTATACTTCCTATAGGTAGTCTAACCATGGGGCTGTGTCGGCACCGTGCCATCTTATTTAAG AAACTGGCTGATTACATTGGTTTGCCATGTCGGATAGCTAGAGGTTGCAGGTACTGTAAAGAGAACCACCAGTCTTGTTGCCTTGTCAAGATCGACGATGAAAAGAAGCTTTCAAG GGAATATGTTGTTGACCTTATCGGAAAACCAGGAAACGTCCATGATCCAGACTCTACTATCAACGGTGGAACACACTCTCAGATTCCTTCACCTCTTCGGATGAGTCATCTTACAGAAGTTTCAAGGCCTTTCGTGCGTAGCACGTCTCCTTGTCACACTGAGTCAAAGCCTTCATGCGCTCTTTCCGAGAGCATTCAAGGCCATGTTCACAAAGACACTGAGTTACCCAACATTGCAGAGACAAAATGTTGTGCTCATGTTGAGCAAGTTTGCTTCACTAAAGCATCTTCAACGGTTTCAACCGAATCTATTGTTCGACCTGCTCTACCACTTGATATACCAAAACTAAGTGAAGACAAGACTGCCTCACAAGAAACTTGTAAAGAGGAGAACTCTCTATTAGAAGATCCTGTTGAAAACAATGTCATCAAGCAGGGAAATGGAGAGTTACCAGTTGAACAAGAGATAGCTGAAGCTGAGACTCGGAAAGATAAGAAAGTCAGGTTACCTGTTGATGCTATCTCACCGTTCTTGAGTATTGAGCCTTCTTTAGCATCTGATTGGCTTGAGATCTCATGGGATGAGTTGCATATCAAAGAGCGTGTGGGTGCTGGTTCATTTGGAACTGTTCATCGTGCTGAGTGGCATGGATCA GATGTCGCTGTCAAAATCTTATCAATCCAAGACTTCCATGATGACCAGTTCAGAGAGTTTCTCAGAGAG GTTGCAATAATGAAACGTGTGCGTCACCCAAATGTTGTTCTATTCATGGGTGCTGTCACGGACCGAACCCGTTTGTCTATAGTAACAGAATATTTGCCAAG GGGCAGTCTTTTTCGGCTCATCCATAGGCCAGCGTCTGGGGAGTTGCTAGATCATAGGAGGAGGCTACGTATGGCGTTGGATGTG GCAAAGGGGCTCAACTACCTACACTGTCTTAATCCTCCTGTAGTTCATTGGGACTTGAAATCTCCAAATCTATTGGTTGATAAGAACTGGACAGTGAAGGTTTGCGATTTTGGACTGTCAAGATTCAAGGCAAATACTTTCATACCATCAAAGTCTGTTGCAGGAACA CCTGAGTGGATGGCTCCAGAGTTTCTTAGAGGAGAGCCGACAAATGAGAAATCAGATGTTTACAGTTTCGGAGTTGTCCTATGGGAGTTGATTACTTTGCAACAGCCCTGGAATGGACTCAGTCCTGCTCAG GTGGTTGGAGCTGTAGCATTCCAAAACAGGAGGCTTATAATCCCTCCCAATACATCTCCTGTTTTGGTATCTCTAATGGAAGCTTGCTGGGCAGATGAGCCGGCTCAGCGGCCAGCATTTGGTGGCATAGTGGACACACTGAAGAAGCTACTAAAGTCTCCAGTGCAGCTGATCCAAATGGGTGGAGACAAAGGG GTGCGAGATGCGTTGATTAGCTCCTGA
- the LOC106442037 gene encoding geranylgeranyl transferase type-2 subunit alpha 1-like isoform X1, which produces MELEIINQTPIKPAAFSINCTKQPLSLSLSLSLSLSLSLESRCYVTLADQKFESHTLAYLTFVSYHRRNMHGRPRKAYKPEEEAASAAKAAKLRGLQSQFMANHHNKIYTKEAVDLSTKLLEINPEAYTAWNYRKLAVEDKLSGIESDPDLVKTILDEELRVVESALKQNFKSYGAWHHRKWVLSKGNSSVGNELRLLDNFQKLDTRNFHAWNYRRFVVELTKRSEQDELEYTDDMIGSDFSNYSAWHNRSVLLSSLLARKADGFLPNKKIPDEYKLVQNAIFTDEDDQSGWFYHLWLLDQTVNVETPLLTSSWPSHSSRISLYAGCSKGSFSKLTTFGSESGSFPLVLYFDQAVGGVSSSTVTIDSELKGNEDLVWEPVSKKNSQVSCVWVARLKYISSEPCFGKEYKVKVRVGNSPGIVSSRGCNFSASYEFVFTAHVHDTVEESSQDGIVSWKDGFDIWDAESKDLNALATLDRSNAQMDSKWRQEAIAEEIDLFRELPDSKIGKLTLARLLMAKAMISDDAVKGVHYNEILELYKDLMALDSSHYQYYKDEHSVALLRKVTSSTEDLSGHLFRCRNMNNSVCLRLNNLSLSRIASVEKLLFVQMLDLSHNELHSTEGLEAMQLLSCLNLSHNRIRSFSSLDSLRHLKQLRVLDVSHNHIGEHSVDTTRYLCSSPLSNSEWPQDEVGSQMPSLVTKYWDAYFVLRDLNLKQLDITGNVIAGDEFSSFVLQVAPKLVWLDGKKLEI; this is translated from the exons ATGGAGCTTGAAATCATAAACCAGACTCCGATAAAACCCGCTGCTTTCTCAATCAATTGCACGAagcaacctctctctctctctctctctctctctctctctctctctctctctctcgaatcTCGTTGCTACGTGACTCTAGCAG ATCAAAAGTTTGAATCCCACACTCTCGCCTACCTCACATTCGTCTCTTATCATCGGAGAAACATGCACGGCCGTCCAAGGAAGGCTTACAAGCCAGAAGAGGAAGCAGCCTCCGCTGCTAAAGCCGCTAAGCTCCGGGGTCTCCAGTCTCAGTTCATGGCCAATCACCATAACAAAAT TTATACCAAGGAAGCTGTTGACTTGAGCACGAAGCTCTTAGAGATCAACCCTGAGGCGTACACCGCTTGGAACTACCGGAAGCTCGCCGTGGAGGATAAGCTTTCTGGAATCGAATCTGATCCAGACTTGGTCAAGACTATTCTTGATGAAGAACTTAGAGTG GTGGAAAGTGCTTTGAAGCAGAACTTCAAGTCTTATGGTGCTTGGCATCATCGGAAGTGGGTTTTGAGTAAAGGGAATTCCTCCGTAGGGAATGAATTGCGGCTTTTGGATAATTTCCAGAAGCTGGATACCAGGAACTTTCACGCTTGGAACTATCGCAG GTTTgttgtggagctaaccaaaaGGTCAGAACAGGATGAGTTGGAGTATACAGACGATATGATTGGTTCCGATTTCAGCAACTATTCTGCTTGGCATAATCGTAG TGTACTTCTTTCAAGTTTGCTTGCAAGAAAGGCTGACGGTTTCTTACCAAATAAAAAGATTCCTGATGAATATAAACTTGTACAAAATGCTATTTTCACGGACGAAGACGACCAAAGTGGGTGGTTTTATCATCTTTGGCTTCTTGATCAAACTGTTAATGTGGAGACTCCTCTTCTCACTTCCTCATGGCCTTCGCATAGTTCCCGTATCAGTCTCTATGCTGGGTGCTCAAAGGGCTCTTTTTCTAAGCTCACTACTTTTGGTTCTGAGTCGGGTTCTTTTCCACTCGTTCTTTACTTTGATCAAGCTGTTGGTGGAGTCAGTTCGTCTACTGTTACGATTGACTCTGAACTGAAAGGAAATGAGGACCTTGTTTGGGAACCAGTTTCGAAGAAAAACTCTCAGGTGTCTTGTGTATGGGTTGCTCgtcttaaatatataagttcAGAACCATGCTTTGGCAAGGAATACAAAGTGAAGGTCAGAGTTGGGAACTCTCCAGGAATTGTATCTTCCAGAGGATGTAACTTCAGCGCTTCTTATGAGTTCGTCTTTACAGCGCATGTTCACGACACAGTCGAAGAGTCGTCGCAAGATGGCATTGTTTCATGGAAAGATGGTTTTGATATCTGGGATGCAGAGTCAAAGGATTTGAACGCTCTTGCTACGTTGGATCGATCAAACGCTCAGATGGATTCTAAATGGCGTCAGGAAGCTATAGCGGAAGAGATTGACTTATTTCGTGAATTGCCTGACAG caaAATTGGAAAGCTCACTCTGGCAAGGCTTTTGATGGCTAAAGCTATGATCTCGGATGATGCTGTTAAGGGTGTTCACTATAACGAAATCCTCGAGCTGTATAAAGATCTAATGGCACTGGATTCTTCGCATTATCAGTACTACAAGGATGAGCACAGCGTAGCTTTACTCCGCAAG GTGACTTCAAGCACTGAAGACTTGTCAGGCCACCTCTTTCGTTGCAGGAATATGAACAACTCTGTATGTCTACGGCTGAATAACTTATCGCTATCTCGGATAGCCTCTGTCGAGAAGTTGCTGTTTGTCCAAATGTTAGACCTCAGTCACAATGAGCTTCATTCAACTGAAG GATTGGAGGCAATGCAACTTCTCTCTTGCCTAAATCTGAGTCACAACAGAATCCGGAGTTTTTCATCTCTGGACTCCCTAAGACATTTGAAACAGCTGAGAGTGTTGGATGTTTCACACAACCACATCGGTGAGCACTCCGTGGACACAACGAGGTACCTGTGCTCTTCACCGCTCTCTAATTCGGAGTGGCCTCAAGATGAAGTCGGTAGCCAGATGCCTAGTTTGGTTACCAAATACTGGGATGCGTATTTCGTTTTAAGAGATTTGAATCTCAAACAGTTAGATATAACAGGCAACGTAATCGCAGGGGACGAGTTCAGCTCTTTTGTTCTCCAAGTTGCGCCAAAGCTCGTATGGCTTGACGGCAAGAAACTTGAGATTTAG
- the LOC106442037 gene encoding geranylgeranyl transferase type-2 subunit alpha 1-like isoform X2: MHGRPRKAYKPEEEAASAAKAAKLRGLQSQFMANHHNKIYTKEAVDLSTKLLEINPEAYTAWNYRKLAVEDKLSGIESDPDLVKTILDEELRVVESALKQNFKSYGAWHHRKWVLSKGNSSVGNELRLLDNFQKLDTRNFHAWNYRRFVVELTKRSEQDELEYTDDMIGSDFSNYSAWHNRSVLLSSLLARKADGFLPNKKIPDEYKLVQNAIFTDEDDQSGWFYHLWLLDQTVNVETPLLTSSWPSHSSRISLYAGCSKGSFSKLTTFGSESGSFPLVLYFDQAVGGVSSSTVTIDSELKGNEDLVWEPVSKKNSQVSCVWVARLKYISSEPCFGKEYKVKVRVGNSPGIVSSRGCNFSASYEFVFTAHVHDTVEESSQDGIVSWKDGFDIWDAESKDLNALATLDRSNAQMDSKWRQEAIAEEIDLFRELPDSKIGKLTLARLLMAKAMISDDAVKGVHYNEILELYKDLMALDSSHYQYYKDEHSVALLRKVTSSTEDLSGHLFRCRNMNNSVCLRLNNLSLSRIASVEKLLFVQMLDLSHNELHSTEGLEAMQLLSCLNLSHNRIRSFSSLDSLRHLKQLRVLDVSHNHIGEHSVDTTRYLCSSPLSNSEWPQDEVGSQMPSLVTKYWDAYFVLRDLNLKQLDITGNVIAGDEFSSFVLQVAPKLVWLDGKKLEI, translated from the exons ATGCACGGCCGTCCAAGGAAGGCTTACAAGCCAGAAGAGGAAGCAGCCTCCGCTGCTAAAGCCGCTAAGCTCCGGGGTCTCCAGTCTCAGTTCATGGCCAATCACCATAACAAAAT TTATACCAAGGAAGCTGTTGACTTGAGCACGAAGCTCTTAGAGATCAACCCTGAGGCGTACACCGCTTGGAACTACCGGAAGCTCGCCGTGGAGGATAAGCTTTCTGGAATCGAATCTGATCCAGACTTGGTCAAGACTATTCTTGATGAAGAACTTAGAGTG GTGGAAAGTGCTTTGAAGCAGAACTTCAAGTCTTATGGTGCTTGGCATCATCGGAAGTGGGTTTTGAGTAAAGGGAATTCCTCCGTAGGGAATGAATTGCGGCTTTTGGATAATTTCCAGAAGCTGGATACCAGGAACTTTCACGCTTGGAACTATCGCAG GTTTgttgtggagctaaccaaaaGGTCAGAACAGGATGAGTTGGAGTATACAGACGATATGATTGGTTCCGATTTCAGCAACTATTCTGCTTGGCATAATCGTAG TGTACTTCTTTCAAGTTTGCTTGCAAGAAAGGCTGACGGTTTCTTACCAAATAAAAAGATTCCTGATGAATATAAACTTGTACAAAATGCTATTTTCACGGACGAAGACGACCAAAGTGGGTGGTTTTATCATCTTTGGCTTCTTGATCAAACTGTTAATGTGGAGACTCCTCTTCTCACTTCCTCATGGCCTTCGCATAGTTCCCGTATCAGTCTCTATGCTGGGTGCTCAAAGGGCTCTTTTTCTAAGCTCACTACTTTTGGTTCTGAGTCGGGTTCTTTTCCACTCGTTCTTTACTTTGATCAAGCTGTTGGTGGAGTCAGTTCGTCTACTGTTACGATTGACTCTGAACTGAAAGGAAATGAGGACCTTGTTTGGGAACCAGTTTCGAAGAAAAACTCTCAGGTGTCTTGTGTATGGGTTGCTCgtcttaaatatataagttcAGAACCATGCTTTGGCAAGGAATACAAAGTGAAGGTCAGAGTTGGGAACTCTCCAGGAATTGTATCTTCCAGAGGATGTAACTTCAGCGCTTCTTATGAGTTCGTCTTTACAGCGCATGTTCACGACACAGTCGAAGAGTCGTCGCAAGATGGCATTGTTTCATGGAAAGATGGTTTTGATATCTGGGATGCAGAGTCAAAGGATTTGAACGCTCTTGCTACGTTGGATCGATCAAACGCTCAGATGGATTCTAAATGGCGTCAGGAAGCTATAGCGGAAGAGATTGACTTATTTCGTGAATTGCCTGACAG caaAATTGGAAAGCTCACTCTGGCAAGGCTTTTGATGGCTAAAGCTATGATCTCGGATGATGCTGTTAAGGGTGTTCACTATAACGAAATCCTCGAGCTGTATAAAGATCTAATGGCACTGGATTCTTCGCATTATCAGTACTACAAGGATGAGCACAGCGTAGCTTTACTCCGCAAG GTGACTTCAAGCACTGAAGACTTGTCAGGCCACCTCTTTCGTTGCAGGAATATGAACAACTCTGTATGTCTACGGCTGAATAACTTATCGCTATCTCGGATAGCCTCTGTCGAGAAGTTGCTGTTTGTCCAAATGTTAGACCTCAGTCACAATGAGCTTCATTCAACTGAAG GATTGGAGGCAATGCAACTTCTCTCTTGCCTAAATCTGAGTCACAACAGAATCCGGAGTTTTTCATCTCTGGACTCCCTAAGACATTTGAAACAGCTGAGAGTGTTGGATGTTTCACACAACCACATCGGTGAGCACTCCGTGGACACAACGAGGTACCTGTGCTCTTCACCGCTCTCTAATTCGGAGTGGCCTCAAGATGAAGTCGGTAGCCAGATGCCTAGTTTGGTTACCAAATACTGGGATGCGTATTTCGTTTTAAGAGATTTGAATCTCAAACAGTTAGATATAACAGGCAACGTAATCGCAGGGGACGAGTTCAGCTCTTTTGTTCTCCAAGTTGCGCCAAAGCTCGTATGGCTTGACGGCAAGAAACTTGAGATTTAG
- the LOC106442059 gene encoding protein SICKLE: MEDSEKRKEMLKAMRMEAAAAAAQNEPETSMNASHLSNPLAETSTHQQESYDKPRFDYYTDPMAAYSSFKRNKSPKQQYISSPSHQMSPPAPQFPPSAPGLVGNDYQAHPNHGGFQEAHYGGDNLHTEPRGMAPSYRGPPAPWNNNFRPPPPVNHLGPPQWVPRPYPFPQGNHDMGDNRYGGRGPRGGNYNNNPPQFPHYGRQNSNWAGNTYPNSGRGRGRGGRGMNTSYGRGGGRRPMEHGAERFYSNSMAEDPWKYLQPVLWKSCSDASSSNSTGQAWRPNSIAPKKPMISEASHKPSTNQQSLAEYLAASLDEATCDESSN, from the exons ATGGAAGAttcagagaaaagaaaagaaatgctAAAAGCAATGCGGATGgaagctgctgctgctgctgcacaGAATGAGCCTGAAACCTCTATGAACGCAAGTCACCTCTCAAATCCTTTGGCTGAGACCTCCACTCACCAGCAGGAATCGTATGATAAGCCAAGGTTTGATTATTACACCGACCCGATGGCTGCTTATTCTAGTTTCAAGAGAAACAAGAGCCCTAAGCAACAGTACATCTCATCTCCTAGTCATCAAATGAGCCCGCCAGCACCGCAGTTTCCACCATCTGCTCCAG GATTGGTGGGGAATGACTATCAGGCACATCCCAATCATGGCGGTTTTCAAGAAGCTCATTACGGTGGTGATAATCTGCATACCGAACCAAGAGGGATGGCACCCTCGTACAGAGGTCCACCCGCCCCTTGGAATAACAACTTTAGGCCTCCACCACCTGTTAACCATTTAGGTCCACCTCAATGGGTACCTCGCCCTTATCCATTCCCTCAGGGAAACCATGATATGGGGGATAACAGATATGGTGGTCGAGGTCCTCGAGGAGGCAACTATAACAATAACCCTCCACAATTTCCCCATTACGGACGGCAAAATTCTAACTGGGCTGGAAACACATATCCTAACTCAGGAAGAGGCAGAGGCAGAGGAGGACGCGGTATGAACACGAGCTATGGGCGAGGTGGAGGAAGAAGACCCATGGAACATGGTGCAGAACGATTTTACTCCAACTCCATGGCTGAGGATCCATGGAAGTATCTTCAGCCAGTCTTGTGGAAGAGCTGCTCAGATGCTTCAAGCAGCAACTCAACAGGTCAAGCCTGGCGTCCCAATTCTATAGCACCGAAGAAACCAATGATATCAGAAGCTTCCCACAAACCTAGCACTAATCAGCAGAGCCTGGCTGAGTACCTTGCTGCTTCTCTAGATGAGGCTACGTGCGATGAATCAAGCAATTGA